The nucleotide sequence ACCGGCCGGAACCAGTCATCTTCCGAGGTGAGTAGGTCGGGCAGATGCTGAGCCGTCACGCTGCCGTCAGCATTGCGGACAATCCGCACGGCATTGATGGTACTGGTAATTGGATTGGCCAGAAAAGCTACGTCCCTGAATTCAGCCGGAAAAGAACCCGAAGCATCGTCGGCAAAGGCCGTTCCCGAAATGCCCGTCCCGCCTACCCTGAACTCGTGCAGCACAGGTACGAAAGGCTGGTAGGTGCGCAGGCGTTCATTGCCGATGCCTGGAAAAGCCGAGCCGGGTTCCAGAGGTACCACCGAGTAGCCCAGGTCGTTGGCTTCGGAACCGTACCATTGGCCATTGCCCCGCAGCTGAAATCCCCAAATGTTGTTCAGCCCCGCATTGACCAGTTCCAGCTTCTTGGCATCCAGCGAAAAGCGGGCGATTTTACTATAATCCAGTTTCAGGGTACCCCCGCCGGTCAAAGACGACACTAAACCTTTGTTGAGTGCGCCCTGACTGAAATGAATCCAGTCGCCGGGTCCGCGCACCAGGACGTGCGACATGGTATGCGTATCCGTAAAGCCAAAACCCGTGAGCAGGGGGTACGTTGGTCGGCCTTCCCGTCGTGATCGGTATCACGCAAAAAAAACAACTCGGAGCCCTGCGCCACGTAAGCCCCGTCCTTGTAGGGCAGCACGCTCATCGGAATGGTAAGGCCATCGGCCCATACACTGCTTCGGGCGGGTTTACCACTGTACAAATCGGAGAGAATCAGAATCTGGTCGGTACCTTTGGTTTTGCCCTGATACAGATCGAGAATGCGCCGGAAGGCCGGATGATTCTTCTGCGCCTCTGCATCATCCATCAGTTTCAATAGGTCATTCCACTGAATGTCGGCCACCGGATCGAGGGGGTACATGCGGGCGGTTTGCGTCCAGAGGCGGCCGGCGTCGTCGAACGTAAGGTCAACGGGATTGATCACCCCTTCGCGTTCGCTGGCCACCAGTTCGATCACAAATCCCTCAGCCAGTTTGAAGCCCGCCAGTTCTTCCTCGGGAGTGTAGACCCTGCTTCGCTGCGACTGGGTTTTCTTGTCCTGCGCTTGGGCTAAAGGTACCTTGAAGCAACAAGTAAGTACAAGAACACACGATAGAAGGGAGAGATACCTTTTCATTGTAAGGAGCTTATAGCCATTTGCCGAGGGCTAATGGCTTTTTATACATTGCTAGTAGATAAACATTTACCCTAAACCTTGACGTTGGAAATATCAAAAGTTATCAGCTCAAAAAATCACTTCAATTCCGTAATCGTCAAATCCCGGAACTCGACCTGGGCTACCCCGCCACTAT is from Salmonirosea aquatica and encodes:
- a CDS encoding DUF7133 domain-containing protein codes for the protein MKRYLSLLSCVLVLTCCFKVPLAQAQDKKTQSQRSRVYTPEEELAGFKLAEGFVIELVASEREGVINPVDLTFDDAGRLWTQTARMYPLDPVADIQWNDLLKLMDDAEAQKNHPAFRRILDLYQGKTKGTDQILILSDLYSGKPARSSVWADGLTIPMSVLPYKDGAYVAQGSELFFLRDTDHDGKADQRTPCSRVLALRIRIPCRTSWCADPATGFISVRAHSTKV